One window from the genome of [Clostridium] celerecrescens 18A encodes:
- a CDS encoding ABC transporter permease, whose product MLKNTAKKMIGAGNSQPQRYYNNKIWTKPFISAIFVVIILGIISLFTGVYDIQGQVDGRDMFFITRVPRTAALMLTGAAMSMSGLVMQLITQNRLVEPTTTGTIEWSGLGLLIVYLFFPAPTLVLRMTGAILFSFIGTMIFFLFLRRVKLRSSLIVPIIGMMLGAVISAFSTFVGLTFQMTQNIESWFVGSFAAVQAGRYEYLWLIIIVTGLIFICADKLTLAGLGEDVATSLGVNYNKIIILGTGLISFAVGIVTAVIGNLPFLGLIVPNIVSMYRGDNLRSNLPWVCVLGMGVITLCDIISRTIIMPFEVPVSLILGTVGSIVFIVILLRQRRLR is encoded by the coding sequence GTGTTGAAAAATACAGCGAAAAAAATGATTGGGGCTGGGAATTCTCAGCCCCAACGTTATTATAACAATAAGATATGGACAAAACCTTTTATATCAGCGATTTTCGTTGTTATTATTTTAGGTATTATATCACTGTTTACCGGAGTTTATGATATACAGGGTCAAGTGGATGGAAGGGATATGTTTTTCATAACACGGGTACCTAGAACAGCTGCACTCATGCTTACCGGAGCTGCAATGTCAATGTCAGGACTGGTCATGCAGCTTATTACACAAAATCGTTTAGTTGAGCCTACTACAACAGGGACGATTGAATGGTCGGGTTTGGGACTTCTTATTGTCTATTTATTTTTTCCGGCGCCAACTTTAGTTTTAAGAATGACTGGGGCAATCTTGTTTTCGTTTATAGGAACTATGATTTTCTTTTTGTTTTTGAGAAGAGTGAAACTTCGTTCGTCTTTAATTGTACCGATTATTGGAATGATGCTTGGAGCAGTTATTTCTGCATTTTCTACTTTTGTAGGACTTACCTTCCAGATGACGCAAAATATTGAAAGCTGGTTTGTAGGTTCGTTTGCAGCCGTTCAAGCCGGAAGATACGAATATTTATGGCTGATTATTATAGTTACTGGCCTTATTTTTATTTGTGCGGATAAGCTGACGTTAGCCGGTCTGGGGGAAGATGTTGCTACAAGTCTTGGAGTAAATTATAATAAGATCATTATTTTGGGGACCGGCCTTATTTCTTTTGCAGTTGGAATTGTAACGGCTGTTATTGGAAATTTACCTTTCTTAGGTTTAATTGTGCCCAATATTGTTTCCATGTACAGAGGAGATAATCTTAGGAGTAATCTGCCTTGGGTATGTGTGTTGGGAATGGGTGTAATAACTCTTTGTGACATAATTTCACGAACAATTATAATGCCTTTTGAAGTACCTGTCTCTTTGATCCTCGGAACAGTAGGGTCAATTGTATTTATTGTTATCTTATTGAGGCAAAGGAGGCTAAGATGA
- a CDS encoding iron ABC transporter ATP-binding protein yields MDIKIPKAGLTSLIGPNGAGKSTTLLMIGRLLDMEEGHIKVADMDVTESKSEDLAKVLTILRQENHFVTRLTVRQLAGFGRFPYSKGRLTKEDEAIISKYIDFLELTDLENRYLDELSGGQRQRAYVAMVLCQETEYVLLDEPLNNLDVARSVQMMEHLKHAANEFGRTIVAVMHDINFAAKYSDRICAMKNGRIAAFGTVDQIMDSNVLTDIFETKIEIINGPYGPIAIY; encoded by the coding sequence TTGGATATCAAAATACCAAAAGCAGGTCTCACTTCTTTGATCGGACCAAATGGTGCTGGAAAATCCACCACACTTTTGATGATAGGAAGACTTTTGGATATGGAAGAAGGCCATATTAAGGTGGCTGATATGGATGTTACTGAATCGAAATCAGAGGACTTAGCAAAAGTATTAACTATTTTGCGTCAGGAAAATCATTTTGTAACGAGGCTTACTGTCAGACAGCTGGCTGGATTTGGGCGTTTTCCTTATTCAAAAGGAAGATTAACAAAAGAGGATGAAGCCATTATTTCTAAATATATTGATTTTTTAGAGTTGACTGATTTAGAAAACAGATACTTGGATGAGCTTTCCGGCGGCCAAAGGCAAAGAGCATATGTGGCAATGGTTTTGTGCCAGGAGACGGAATATGTACTTTTAGACGAACCTTTGAACAATCTTGACGTTGCCCGTTCTGTTCAGATGATGGAGCATTTGAAGCATGCGGCCAATGAATTTGGACGAACAATTGTTGCTGTTATGCATGATATTAATTTTGCGGCCAAATATTCTGATCGAATCTGTGCGATGAAAAACGGACGAATTGCCGCTTTTGGAACGGTAGATCAGATTATGGATTCAAACGTTTTGACCGATATTTTTGAAACAAAAATTGAAATTATCAATGGACCCTATGGGCCAATAGCAATTTATTGA
- a CDS encoding cation-translocating P-type ATPase has translation MEEWFRLSEDEALAKLGAGRNGLDSREVLKRRQLYGPNTLKKAERKSAFQVFLDQFKDLLVIILIIAAVISMISGDVESTGVIFAVLLLNAVLGTVEHQKAEKSLDSLMALSSPVAKVIREGKKQEIFSGEIVPGDLLLLEAGDMVAADGRILENYSLLVNESSLTGESINVEKQTGRIREKKVPLAEQTNMVFSGSLVAAGRAKVLITGTGMDTEIGRIASLMNDTGEKKTPLQVSLDQFGSRLAAAILFICAVVFGLSIYRRMPVLDSLMFAVALAVAAIPEALSSIVTIVQAMGTQKMAGENAIIKDLKAVESLGCVSVICSDKTGTLTQNRMTVQQIYVNSRLYPPELLNKEVPVHKYLLYDAVLNNDSAYIEGKLLGDPTEAALVQMAERAGINEEAMKSYYPRAGEIPFDSQRKLMSTMHRVEGKRVLFTKGAVDVLLPRISYIWTGEGIRHVREGDRQNLMEQNMEFSKQGLRVLTFACREMNEDERLTEKSEAGYTFLGMVAMMDPPRPETRNAVLNARRAGIRPVMITGDHKITASAIAEKIGILGDDDMAVSGPELDDMPEEELSRKLEHISVYARVSPEHKIRIVRSWQKKGHIVAMTGDGVNDAPALKQADIGVAMGKMGTEVSKDASAMILTDDNFATIIKAVANGRNVYRNIRNAIKFLLSGNMAGILCVLYTSFLALPPPFAPVHLLFINLLTDSLPAIAIGMEKAEADLLAQKPRNPKEGILTKRFVLQVLLQGALIAGCTMTSYHTGMVTGSEAAASTMAFSTLTLARLFHGFNCRSGHSILKIGFKSNLWSIMAFEAGAILLAAVLFIPRLHTFFYVADLTVRQFITIFIFAIIPTLVIQAFKTIRESLH, from the coding sequence ATGGAAGAATGGTTTCGTTTATCAGAGGATGAGGCCCTTGCTAAGCTCGGCGCAGGCAGGAACGGCCTGGATTCCAGAGAGGTCCTGAAGCGCAGGCAGTTATATGGTCCAAATACACTAAAGAAGGCGGAACGCAAAAGCGCTTTCCAGGTGTTTTTGGACCAGTTTAAAGACCTGTTGGTCATCATCCTGATTATAGCAGCAGTGATTTCTATGATATCCGGTGACGTGGAAAGCACAGGAGTGATTTTTGCAGTGCTTCTGCTGAATGCGGTTTTAGGGACCGTGGAGCACCAGAAGGCAGAGAAGTCCTTAGACAGTCTTATGGCCCTATCGTCACCGGTAGCAAAGGTGATAAGAGAGGGAAAAAAGCAGGAAATTTTTTCAGGGGAGATCGTCCCTGGGGATCTTCTGCTCTTGGAAGCAGGGGATATGGTAGCGGCAGACGGCCGGATCCTGGAAAATTATTCTCTTTTGGTCAATGAAAGCTCCCTGACCGGAGAATCGATTAATGTGGAGAAGCAGACGGGAAGGATACGGGAGAAAAAGGTACCTTTGGCCGAGCAGACGAATATGGTGTTTTCCGGTTCCCTGGTGGCAGCAGGCAGGGCAAAAGTACTGATCACAGGTACCGGAATGGATACGGAAATCGGCAGGATCGCTTCCCTTATGAATGACACCGGGGAAAAAAAGACACCTCTTCAGGTAAGCTTAGACCAGTTCGGAAGCAGGCTGGCGGCAGCGATCCTGTTTATTTGTGCGGTGGTTTTCGGCCTTAGCATCTACCGGAGGATGCCGGTTTTAGATTCCCTGATGTTTGCCGTAGCCCTGGCGGTTGCAGCGATTCCGGAAGCGTTAAGTTCCATTGTCACCATCGTTCAGGCAATGGGCACACAGAAAATGGCAGGAGAGAATGCCATCATAAAGGATTTAAAGGCAGTGGAAAGCCTTGGCTGCGTTTCCGTCATCTGCTCCGATAAGACGGGAACATTGACACAAAACCGCATGACCGTACAGCAAATCTACGTAAACAGCCGGCTTTACCCTCCGGAACTCTTAAACAAAGAGGTTCCGGTACATAAGTATCTGTTGTATGATGCTGTTTTAAATAATGATTCCGCTTACATAGAAGGAAAGCTGTTGGGGGACCCGACGGAAGCCGCACTGGTACAGATGGCCGAAAGGGCGGGGATAAACGAGGAAGCAATGAAATCCTATTACCCCAGAGCAGGGGAGATCCCCTTTGATTCCCAGAGAAAGCTTATGAGCACCATGCACAGGGTCGAAGGAAAAAGGGTCCTGTTTACAAAGGGAGCGGTGGATGTGCTGCTTCCCAGGATCAGCTATATTTGGACAGGGGAAGGGATCCGCCACGTGAGGGAGGGGGACCGGCAGAACCTAATGGAGCAGAACATGGAATTTTCCAAACAGGGACTCAGGGTTTTGACCTTTGCCTGCCGGGAAATGAATGAAGATGAAAGGCTGACGGAAAAATCGGAGGCCGGCTATACCTTTCTTGGAATGGTTGCGATGATGGATCCGCCCCGTCCGGAAACAAGGAATGCGGTGTTAAACGCCAGAAGAGCAGGCATCCGCCCGGTTATGATTACAGGAGACCATAAGATCACTGCATCTGCCATAGCGGAGAAAATAGGCATTCTGGGAGATGATGATATGGCAGTCAGCGGACCGGAGCTTGATGATATGCCGGAGGAGGAATTGAGCCGTAAACTGGAGCACATCAGTGTCTATGCCAGGGTTTCGCCGGAGCATAAAATACGGATCGTCCGCTCCTGGCAGAAAAAAGGCCACATTGTAGCCATGACAGGAGATGGGGTCAATGACGCTCCGGCCTTAAAACAGGCGGACATCGGGGTTGCCATGGGAAAAATGGGGACAGAAGTGTCAAAGGATGCCTCTGCCATGATCCTGACAGATGATAACTTTGCAACCATTATTAAGGCGGTTGCCAATGGCCGTAATGTTTACCGAAACATCCGGAATGCCATTAAATTTCTTTTATCAGGAAATATGGCTGGGATACTATGTGTCTTGTATACATCCTTTCTGGCTCTTCCCCCTCCCTTTGCGCCGGTTCACTTACTGTTTATCAACCTTCTGACCGACTCTCTTCCGGCCATTGCCATAGGCATGGAAAAGGCGGAGGCGGACTTATTGGCCCAAAAGCCCAGGAATCCCAAAGAAGGAATCTTAACAAAGCGCTTTGTCCTTCAGGTGCTGCTTCAGGGGGCCCTCATAGCGGGTTGTACCATGACCTCCTACCATACAGGCATGGTGACCGGAAGCGAGGCTGCTGCCAGTACCATGGCATTTTCCACCCTGACCCTGGCGAGGCTGTTCCA
- a CDS encoding siderophore ABC transporter substrate-binding protein: MKKNNVLKITTIMAAAVLMMTACSSPSTTKTNETIETAETTQAETTAAAKSEEALTVEIKDIHGLVTVPVNPQKVISLDNRTYETLSDWGIELVAAPKGVMPADSPYVTDESVLDIGNHREPNLEIIAASDPDLVIVGQRFASYYEEIKKLVPNAVVIDLNFDVSEEADTPGENLVNGLKDSTVALGKIFNKNKEAEQLTADFDQAIEAAKSAYNGTDTIMSVVVSGGNIGFSAPHSGRVWGPMYEVFGWVPALDIDNTTSDHQGDDISVEAIAQSNPDWIFVLDRDAAVSSTTDAVPAQDVIDQSPALKNVTAVTEGHIVYAPADTYTNESIQTYLELFGDLAKALAE, encoded by the coding sequence ATGAAAAAAAACAACGTACTAAAAATAACTACCATTATGGCAGCGGCCGTTTTAATGATGACAGCCTGCTCAAGTCCAAGCACTACAAAAACTAATGAAACCATTGAGACCGCTGAAACGACACAAGCTGAAACCACTGCAGCTGCTAAGAGTGAGGAAGCTTTAACGGTTGAAATCAAAGATATTCATGGTCTGGTGACAGTTCCTGTAAATCCTCAAAAGGTAATTTCTTTGGATAACAGAACTTATGAAACGTTATCAGACTGGGGAATTGAATTAGTCGCTGCCCCAAAGGGTGTAATGCCGGCGGATTCCCCATATGTAACCGATGAGTCTGTTCTGGATATCGGAAATCACCGCGAACCGAATCTTGAGATTATAGCAGCTTCAGACCCTGACCTCGTAATCGTCGGTCAAAGATTTGCGTCCTATTATGAAGAAATAAAAAAGTTAGTGCCAAATGCAGTTGTTATTGATTTAAATTTTGATGTTTCTGAGGAAGCGGATACACCTGGAGAAAACTTAGTAAACGGGCTTAAGGATTCCACTGTTGCACTTGGTAAAATCTTTAATAAAAATAAAGAAGCTGAACAATTGACAGCTGATTTTGATCAGGCGATCGAAGCTGCTAAATCTGCATATAACGGAACGGATACCATTATGAGTGTTGTAGTTTCCGGTGGAAATATCGGTTTTTCAGCTCCTCATTCCGGACGAGTTTGGGGGCCGATGTATGAAGTGTTCGGCTGGGTTCCGGCATTAGATATAGACAATACGACTTCCGATCACCAAGGGGATGATATTTCTGTTGAAGCAATTGCACAAAGTAATCCAGATTGGATTTTCGTATTAGATCGTGATGCTGCGGTATCTTCTACTACGGATGCGGTTCCTGCTCAGGATGTTATCGATCAATCACCTGCTCTTAAAAACGTAACGGCTGTTACGGAAGGACATATCGTTTATGCACCGGCTGATACTTACACAAATGAATCCATACAAACCTATCTGGAGTTATTTGGAGACCTTGCTAAGGCATTGGCTGAATAG
- a CDS encoding iron chelate uptake ABC transporter family permease subunit, whose translation MNGIEYNTSLHQERRSARAFRSKKEEKKYWILLITLIVLGVFASYGLLVYNNPVPIDSPSFLPVVRRRMFALTAMIIAAVCQSLSTVTFQSITSNRIITPSLLGFEALYSTIHTSTIFFFGASAFINFSGIGSFVFQVVVMVLMCLILYGWLLSGRYGNLQLMLLVGVIMGTGLKSLSSFMRRLLAPSEFDILQARLFGSVNNADSEYFPLAIPVVIIVALLLLAYSKKLNVVSLGKDCSTSLGVKHQVHVIYALILVSVLMSISTALVGPLTFYGFLVATLSYQAAPTYDHRYIFPMALAIGFLIITGAYFFMYHIFRAQGVVSVIIEMFGGIAFLIVILRKGTL comes from the coding sequence ATGAACGGAATAGAATACAATACCAGCCTTCATCAGGAACGCAGATCAGCGAGAGCTTTTCGTTCTAAGAAAGAAGAAAAAAAATATTGGATTTTGTTGATAACATTGATTGTTTTGGGCGTTTTTGCTTCCTATGGACTATTGGTTTATAATAATCCGGTTCCAATTGATTCTCCTTCTTTTCTCCCTGTTGTCAGAAGAAGGATGTTCGCTCTTACGGCAATGATCATTGCTGCAGTTTGTCAGAGTTTATCGACAGTCACTTTCCAATCGATTACAAGTAACAGGATAATAACCCCTTCCCTTTTAGGCTTTGAAGCACTTTACTCAACCATTCATACCAGTACCATATTTTTCTTTGGTGCCAGTGCCTTTATAAATTTTAGCGGGATTGGATCCTTTGTATTTCAAGTTGTAGTTATGGTCTTGATGTGCCTGATCCTTTATGGCTGGCTGCTATCCGGAAGGTATGGAAATTTACAGCTTATGCTTTTAGTTGGCGTTATTATGGGAACCGGGCTGAAGTCCTTATCATCTTTTATGAGAAGGCTTCTTGCGCCGTCAGAGTTTGATATTTTACAGGCAAGATTATTTGGCTCTGTCAACAATGCGGATTCGGAATATTTTCCTCTTGCAATTCCGGTTGTTATAATTGTAGCACTACTTCTTCTTGCTTATTCTAAGAAGTTAAATGTTGTGTCACTTGGAAAAGATTGCTCTACTTCTTTGGGTGTCAAACATCAGGTCCATGTAATTTATGCTCTGATTTTAGTATCTGTATTAATGTCAATTTCTACGGCTTTGGTTGGGCCGCTTACTTTTTATGGATTTTTAGTTGCAACTTTAAGTTATCAGGCGGCGCCGACATATGACCACAGATATATTTTTCCAATGGCTCTTGCGATTGGATTCTTGATAATAACAGGAGCATACTTTTTCATGTACCATATATTCAGGGCTCAAGGTGTAGTTTCAGTTATTATCGAGATGTTTGGCGGAATAGCATTTTTAATCGTGATTTTAAGGAAAGGTACTCTATGA